A region of the Pelecanus crispus isolate bPelCri1 chromosome 1, bPelCri1.pri, whole genome shotgun sequence genome:
GTAGGGTTGGGGGGGTAACATTGTGCCTAGTGCAGGTTTTGTAatattattaaatacattttcaaaactaagATGCGACAAGTCCAGGCTTTTACTGCAACAGTGGTGTCCACTTTCATACTGCTCTGTTGGCCACTGTGATAGTTCAGTTTGTTCAAATCTAGCAGTCAAAACccttgaaacacagaaaagctgggAATCAGGTTGAATCACCTTAGCTTTGAGGGGTTTGCTCTGTATGTACATTCCACATGTATCCTGGTGTTTGTTTAGCCAAAACACTCCTGTCCTACATGCATATCGATGTTTCTACAGTTAAATAcctgcttttatatatatatgcgtgtgattatttgtatatataatataaaaacgCAGCTACCTTGGCGTTGTCAAATACTGAGTAAATCtaacagaaaagcatttataGGCACCCAGTTTGGTTtgtgcatttaaatattttaaaataaggacCGTCcttgggaaattatttttctgtacatagGAGGATATATTTAGGAcctaatttaaaagaataaagaacTGCAGTAAGAATACATAAAACTAGCCTAGTCACTTGGTATAGGTGTCAAAGGCTCTCTTACGACCGTAGGCAAATTCCTTGTGCTGCTTGTAAAGCTGCAAAAGTGTCACTAACCCTGGATTTAGCGGTTGGTTCTGGGATCTTAACATGTCGTGCAAGCGAAGGGAGCTGGTGCTTTGTCCGAGACCCCCTGTCAGAcccgcaggcagcagctcctgcctgcaacGGTGAgcacaggggaaggggaaggctgggatgcaggagagtagggggaaaagggaagaaatgggGGCAGAACTAGAAAGAGCTTGGTGAGCCGCAGGATGtctgccccccaaaaaacatGGGTGCATGTTCATCAGGCGATGGCTTGGAAGGGAAACGCCTCCCAGCTGTGGTGGCTGCTCCATGGTCTAACCCGTTCTTgccaggaggaagggggaaggtCGGGTGAGGGACCATAGCGCTGCTCCAGGTGCTCGGCCAACCGGCTGCCTCTGCTCTCGCTCCCTCTTGCCACGTCTCACCGCGTCTTTTGGGCTTTCCTAGGTTTGCACCATCACGCTCACCCCGCGACGGGCTGCTTTTGGGGTGACCGGGCAGCACTGCCTGAAAGGTCatgctggtggggagggggctgcaccGCACCACCTGCACCCCACCTAGGCAAGGCCCCCAGCAAGGCACCGCAGCAGGTACGCGCTCCCCCCACGGCAAGACCACCCCAATCCTGCGGGGAAAAGGCAAAGCCGCCCCCCGCGGGGCAGGATTGCCCAGAAGACTTTGGCTTTGTTCACCACTTGTGCAGAATTACCCTATTCCAGTCCTCAAGTTCCTGAAAAGGAATTTAGATTGCGGCAGCTTTTGCAGACTGTGTAGTGGGTACTTTCTGCTTTGTGCTGGTAAAgtgttggggggaaaaaaaaaaaaattgctgtagtGTTTTTTTCAATGTTAATACTTAGAATTGGGGAATTCTTCtccctgctggtggtggtggtactTTTTAGTGCAGTTTTTGCTGCCAAACAAATGGTATCaattagtttcctttttttttttttccccccttaaaaAAGGAAGTATTGTGCTGTCTGTAGTATTCATATGATCCTAAAAATTACAAAGGCATTATAAAATAACTGTTATGTGTATTCTTAAGATCAGgccaaataggaaaaaaatgtttggttttttttttttccagagaaaatggAGTTCATTCATGTTGTTCATTTACATCACATCTAACTATTCTACAGTAAAACATTCATACTGTGAAGCTggtttcttttgggtttttttaaaccatctgTAATAGGTATAATGAATAATTATGAATCAGACACCCCTGTTTCTCATAAGACAATTTCAACTGTATTTGGGTTGCTGTGAATGTGTTGTTTCCTCAGCAACTCTTGGTTAAGTAATTCTATTTACAGACACGGTCCAATTAAGCAAAAGTCCTTAAAACGCGTTCACTGGTTTGAGGAATTGTGCCGCTTCCCAGACTGCAGTCACCCAGGTGGAAACTGCCGATAAGGTTTTAGGCTGTGTGATTTGTGTGACACAAATGAGACTGTAGTTGTGCAAGTGAGATTACACAAGAATAAatccagttgttttttttttaaagtttaactGCGTACTGTTACATTCTTGAGAAACGCTGAAGTGATATGGTGTCAGACAcattaaataaattttcagaTGAGGATTTTTGATGAAAGACCTACATAGGTATAAGCCGACTGATAAGACCCAGCGGCAGGGAAATAACTTACCAGCATTTAATGCTGACATGTGCCACTTTTCATCTCTGTAATGcattgcttgcatttttttcagattcaaaAACTGAGAGTTGACCAAATCTGTAGtaagacagcaaaaataaattatcaaaAAACCAACAGTTAAAAACCACCCACCCCCAGAAACAACCAAAGGCACTTGCTTAATAGGCCAGGTGCCATTACTTCGTGCGCCTTACGACGACGTTGCACAGGCCCCGCTCGGCAGCCAGGCATGCCAGCGGCAACCTTTATGCGGCTTCTCAGCGACTGCCTGCGGCTCTGCTGCCCGAGAGCATAGAAAGTCAGACGCTGGTCTCTCCCCTAGTTTTTGTTAATAATTACTTAACCTGGCCAGCTGCCCTGAGGGCAATGCCCTCGGTCTCCGATGAAGCAGTGGGTCCATTTGTCTAGCTCAGCACCCGCTAGCGCCTGCCCCTCCAGGACATATTCTTCCTGGGACATGCTCTTCCGCAGCTGTTTGGGGCCGTGCCGGCACAATGGGACAGCGCGGTAGCTGAAGTGCCCTGCCGCAATGGTTTGTAAATCCCAGCTGCTGTAGCGGTAGGTGAGATGGGAGGCATCAGGAAGCTCGCCAGCTGTTTGGGCTGCTTTGCCCAGGCCACATGAATCCAGCTGAGCAGGGGCCGGCGTCTCTGCTGCACAACGCTGagctctgggaagctgcatCCCTGCGGGTACAGCTCCAGGAGTGGGAAGCGGGGTGCAGGAGGCCCCTTTTGCACCACTCGCTGCCCCATGGCCGCTCAGCCTGCCCctctcccagggctgcaggcctccagcagcccctctgccctgcctcccagcctcCCGGCGGTCCCAAATGCCACCCACCCTCATCACCGACCCCACAAGCATCagtgctcccccccccccctcccccccccccgccttccccaGCACACACCCACCCTGCTGCTCCCACCACCTGCAGAACTAGCGAGCATCTATTCTGCCTCCAGGGTTCCTGGGACAATTCCATCCGCCACTCCCCTACCCCAGGCGGGCTGGCGGGAAGCGGAGCACAGCCTTCGCTTCTCCTACGCACTCTCCGGGCAGGATCTGCggccagcagccctgggctggcccTGCGAGGGAAACCTACTTCCAGCGTGAGGCACCAGAGAAAGCGCGGGGCTAAACGGTCTCTCCCCTGCAGGGACTACTGCTGTTATTAAAAGTgttctattaaaaaacccaacatggCTAGTTAACACGTTTCAATAATAAACACAACTGAAATGAGCTAGCGCTACCAGTTCAACACCCCACCCCTGCAGTAATGGCATCCATCCAAAATCTGTCCAAAATTAAGTCAAACATCAGTTCTTGACCAGGAACCAACGGGGAGAAACAGGCATTTTACATTCCCTCACAAGCCTGTCGAAGATTATCTAAATGGAAAACAGAGGCACAGTACTTCAAGACAGAAACAGGGCAGTTATAGATCTGTGCCCAGACGCTAACCGGGAAGCACACAGAGCCGGTCACAACACAGCTGCCATAGTGCTCGTTACTTGTGAACCCCCGTCCTGTTCAAAACGTTTTTGTACACAGTTTTAAGTTACAAACACCTTAGCCTCTCACTAGTAAGCCTGTAGAGGGCAATTTTAGTTTAAGGCATACACAAAACCCTCTCCAACGATACAGATGTGGAAGTAACCTGACACGGCGTTTGCTGGCAACAAGGCACTGATGACACAACTGTTCTACCAGCCACTATCGCACTTATGAAAGAATCTACCAGTCGCGCTTCCAGCGTTCACACTGTCCACACACAGAAACAGCACgtgcagcagcaggactgcTGCACCGCCGTCCTGACAACATCCCGAGTGAAAGTCTTCTCTGGAAGCTGACAGAACCTCAGCAGTAGTGACCCCATTTATCAGCTCCTAGAGCATTATTCTCCATTTCCTTCACAGCAATGCTCACCTGCATTCAGGGTGAGCTACATTTTCAAGAGAAACTCACTGCAGCTTCATCACCTTCCTCCCTCAGCGCTGTGTTTCTGAATCAAAATACTTCACACCATCTAttcaagaagaaataattttattgtttccaTCTGACAGGTTTCACTGTGAATGACGAGGACAGCTAGCTAGACAGTCTCTCTCATGATTTTGGTGAGCTTCTGGATCTTTGACCTTGTTGACATGTCCACGTACTTCTCCCCAATATTGACAATCATGCCACCAAGGATCGACGGATCAGTCTGAAGAAATATTGAACAGAAATTCTATTAGCAAAAATTTGTTAGCCTAGTGTACAATTTTTacactagttaaaaaaaaagcaaacttttttaaaagagcctTTTTAAGATAACTTTGCAGTCACTGTATTCCAAAGTTAAGATTTTAGTAATTAAAGCATTATATAATCTATAAGAAAGCACAGAACTATGTAATATAGCAAATGGATTcagcaaaatgaattttttttaaagatcagaGAGACAGAAGCCCAGCCTAATGTGAACTTGGtgaaatttatttacaaatCAAAAAATCCAGACCTTGGTCTCCAGCTTTAAGATTTCTCCCTTAGCCAAGAATCCACTCAGAGCACTTTTTAGCTCAGTAAGGCTGGCATCATCCAAGGGCTGAAAAATAtgaacagaagacaaagaaaatgaaggactTGAAAATATTCAGATGAAGTAATAAGAACGCAAATTTTCTATTCAGATTCTTCTCAAGACAGACATTTCCAGCAGGAAGGCAGATTAACTAGCCTTCTTGAACAAGAATAACCAAaggacagcacagaaacagcagtcaCTTTGTGCCCTCCTAATTCCATGAAACATTGTGTTATTCGTGCCTATATTCCCAGCACAAGTTTGATGCTGACATCTTCCGATGGCAAGCGTCAGGAATCCATACTTGCCAAAGTAAGCACTTGATGGAAAACCTTGAGATCTGCTTCACAGCAGTGTTCAGGCAGTACAAGGGAAGAttaattttgctgcttctaaCAATTAAGATCATCAGCTTGAGAAGGAACAGTTTCACATAAAGCACCGGGCAGTGACTGAGGACACTGGCAGcaagctcccagccctgctgtgggcTTGCACAATGCTCCTGGCTAAGTAACTCTCTCTCCATCACCACGGAAGAACTCTGCATCCCTGTGGGAGAGACACTGTGAATTTGTCCTTGCTATCCCTACAAGTCACTCGGATACCACCAAGATAGAAACAAAAGGGACTTCACCGAAGAGTGGTGGCTCTGCGTTACTGGCAATTTACAAAATTTCTATTTAATAGCTAACAGTTTGAGAGCCAAAAGAaactaacaacaacaaaaaagcagtacAAAGTAACTTCACATATGAAATATTTAGGAAAACTTGTGGAACGTTTTGCACAGGCTCGTGAGTCCACATGTCCCTGAAGGCTACCAACTAGGCTGACAACCTGTGCTCATGGCCTACAGGGAGCCAGTTAATCAGAAGCGGATCAGTCTCTTTATTTAGTCCAGGCAGGCAGTTCACTGTAGCCCTACCCAAGGGCTACAGATTTACATTACATACCTAGCTGCCCAGCTTCCTGTTCCAACAGACCTGGGCACGGATCCATTAATGAAGAAGTTTCTGAAGTGCCAGAACCACTGTGCCTCCAGCCCGATGTTTACAGCTTATGGAGACACTATCTTCCCTCTCACCTTCCTGAGCACCAGCCAGACTTGCCTGTCTGCTATTTTTGAAAAAGTCTTCCTTCAGAGTTAGCCCCTTGTCCTGATTACTGCAGGTACTGTGGTGAATTAGGTAGCTGTTCCCTGTGAAGCACAGCACCAAGCACCACAGGCATTCTCAGTCCTAGCAGGTAGCTGCCTTGCTCTAGCTAACAGCTCATCTGTTAGAGATCAGATCAGAACTACGATCCTGATGACAGAAATAAGAGCAGGGGCAGTTCTACCTGCAGACCTGGCTGACTTTTATCACATAGGAAGGAAAGATGTTATCTCTTAAGCTGAAATAGGAGGAAGAGGTTTAATTTTTGACCAATAATGGTTGGATATCAAAAAACTATTCGCAGAAGCACTTTCATCTTGGTAAAGGTGAGATATTTCCTCACTACTCACGCAGCAAGTACTTAAACTACAGAGAGCAAAATCAAGCTAAAGAAGTTTGCCTTCCATACCGCTACCTGTTAAGCTCAACCTAGAGGTTCCTAACTCACCTGTGCAGTGGTGACTGTGCACAGCACTTCTCCTCGATACGCGCTCATGATCTTTCCGAATGCAGAAACAATGTCTGGAGTGGAACGCAAGCGACCGTTTTCAGCAAGCAAATCTGGAAGAGGTAGATGTATTGAAAGGGTTTAAAGCACCTACTATAAGCAGATTTGTTTAGCTACTAGTAAAAGTAAGTAGCCTCAGATGTTTTTCAGAGTTCGAATGGTTACTCACTCATCAGGTTTACAGTAATAGGGGACATCTTCTCTTTTGCTAAAGCATCATTCACAGCTTTTTGTTTAACTGCGCTCTTGGTATGAGGGTTCATAACAACACTGGATAGCTTGGGGTCCTTCAAAAGAGTCTAAGAGGATACACAAACACCATGATAAAGACCAGGAGTTTTCCAGGCATCAGAAGGCCTAACTGGACTACCCAAAGCGGGCCACATGGTCATTCACTGAGCAAGAATAAAGGGGTCAGAAGGAGGTGGGAAGCAAAGCAGTAGCTGCAGGTATAGCTcatttagaatcacagaatcgtttagattggaaaagacctttaagatcatccagtccaaccattaacctacacaaccaaacccacactaaaccaatcaaggggatTTACGGTGTGTTTCTTTCAGAGCTGATACTCCTCCTCCTCTATCGCTTCCAAGCGGCCTAACACTGGAGGCGCAGCGCAGACAGCAGCCATGCCAGGCCAGGTGTAAGCGGCAGCCCCACAGCGTGCAAGAGCCGGGCCCACCTCCCTCCTAACAAGCAGCAATAGGCGAGCCCCgccacccccaaacccctgtgCGAGCTTAGGCAAACGCGGGCTGGAGAACACCTTACCCATACTCGGCTCAGCTCCTTCTCTACCTGCTCCAGCTTCTTCTGCTTGGTGGCGGCGGAGTACAGCGCGGTGGCATAGCGCCCTTCCAGCCCGTACACCTggatggggggctgggggcgagAGAGCGGGCGGGGGCTGAGGGCGGCCTCGAGCCCGGGAGCCGGCGGCTGCTCGCCGCTggccgggccggcggccccgccgggcaccCCCCCGTCCTCCTCACCTTGACCAGCTTGGAGACCGGCCGCGCCGCCGACGCGCTCAGCTGCCGCACCTGCGGGGCGCATAATGGCCGGCGTCGAGACGCGCCtcagggacggggacacgggggaagGTTCGGGACCCCCCGCGGGCGTGGGAGGTGGGTGAGGGCACACGCGCGACGCGCCGtttcatcccatcccatcccatcccaccctaCCCCACCCCGCGAGGGCCACAGGGCCACCGTCCCCCCCTCACACTTCACCTTCAGGGAGagccccgccaccgccgccatCTTCCCCGGCCGCCGCTGGAGGTCACagccgagcccccccccccccccccgccctgagGCAGCGCGCAGGCGCTGCCCACCGCCCCTTCCTGCCGCGGGGCATGCTGGGAAGGGTAGTTCCTCAGGGCGAGCCCTTCCCGCCGCAGGGCATGCTGGGAAGGGTAGTTCCTCAGGGCGAGCCCTtcccgccgcgctgcccgctGGGGGCTGTAGTTCCCGAGGGCGGGCAGGAAGCgcggcccccgcctcccctcccgcccgcTCGCCTCCCGCCCCTCTCCCCAGCGCCTTCCGAGCAGCCGGGGCGAGAGCCGAGCGCTAAGGAGCCCCGGCCGAGGGGTGAGGCCGGGCCCCCCTGGCAGGCTGCCGCCCGCCGGCGCTCCGCCCGTGGGGAACCGCTGCTcggcgccggcggcgcggccTGCGCTCGGCCCGCGGGTGAAGGAGGCGGGAGTGGGCCCCCTGTAGCGTCCCTCCTGTAGCTGGAGCTCCCGCGGAAACGTCCCCCTCGTTGGCCCTTCTCGCACCCTGGTGCTGAAGGTGGCTTTCCGCAGGCAGGGTCTGGTGGTGCGGGTCTCCGGAGAGGAGCGGGGTGACCAGGGCGGTGGCTCCCCTGGGGTGCCTCAGCCCGGCCTCTGGCTCCTGCGCACCTGCAGACTGCAGCCAGCCCCGCAGCTGGCCGTGCGTGTGCTTGTGGCTTCGCAGGCGGTGGGGCCGCGGGATGGGAAGCGCTGTCCTGGCCACGGGGGCTGCCTGGGGGCCTTGCAATTGCTGTAGCAGGCTGCGGTGACCCACCGCTCTTTCTCACGTTCCCGTAAGGGTCCTGTAACTCACGCACCCCTGCGCGTCCCCCCGTTCAGGTGCACCGGGAGAGCAAGCGTCACCCGAGTTCctcaacagagaaaaatgtcagctctgctttcctcGCAGACACCTCTGCTGCCCTCTAACACAGTGAAACCACCTCTGAAACGCAACGAGCTAACTCCTCCCCTCTGATAAACTAGATCCAAGCGTCTCCTGGGGCAAAGGCACAATCTGCCAGGTAAAGCGCAGGGCCGGCAGCTCTGACTTTGTCAGTCTCTCTGCGTGACCTTGAGCGACTCGCTCGGGTCCTGCCTACTACTGAACTATCTTGAATGGTTAAACTCTTTCTCTCCCTACTTCTCCCATCTTTTCCGTAAGAGAAGCTAAAACGCTTGCCTGCCTCGCAGAGCTGTTACCAAGTTtgagtaattattttctgtggcGTGAGTAGCTCAGGTGGGAGGTGCTATCGAAATACAAAGCATGGCGTTAATGAAAAGCATGCTGCATGAAGTCTGCAGGGCAGACTTTAAACACTAGATGTTGCTGTTGCTACAAATTGAAAGTGATCGCTTCAGCTGCGTCAAAAACATTACGATAACGCTCTTTAGGAAATACAGTCCGAATAGAAGAGCTGGTCTACCGTCCCACCAGAAATCAGACAGTATCGCCAACCGGCTTTATTCTGGATGTTGGAATTTAGTTCCCTCTTCTAACCCTGGCTGTATTTGCTGTGGTGGCATTCAAAGGCACAAGTATGGCCCGTGACAGGTTTAAGCCTGACATAAGTCCATGCTTCTTGATAATTTTCATAACTACAGTACAAAGAAAGGCATAtctaaaatgtagaaaaatctttgtttttctttagcaaaagtaatatttatctatttttttgtgATAATATGCATACACTGAAGTTTTGGAATGGTGTggagaattaatttatttgaagtGGGGTCCCGTATCCCAAGTTTTCTTACTGTAATTCTGAAACATTCTATGATCTTGTAGCATTTTAATACACAGAAAATCTGCCTTATTGAGGCCAATCAAATCACTCAGAGCTGAGGGTACTTTAATGAACTAGAGATTGGGTCAAATCCTGATAGTGCTTTCAAGAATTAGAATCAGAGCACCTCTCACAGGTTAATTTTAGACAAGTAAAATCCCACAGGTGATAAACAGTTTGAACCTTTATACCTTACACTGGAAGGAATATTTAAATCCTGATAAAGCCTGTTCTTGTATTTGGATATCTGTTATAATAATGGATTCCTCCATCATCATTATATAGGAGTTTttaggaggtttttttccctcctacaAAGCAATTAAACTCCCCATACTGCCAGTCCCTCAGACCTCTGTCCCTGGTTTGAATTTGGTCACTTAGTGAGCGCTTAAACATTTACAAGCTCTTCCATGAGAAACACCTGGAAAAACATTCACTTGTGGGTCTGCCACTTTAGCGCTCTTAGGTTTGTAACCTTAAAGTACTCATTCTTAGTAAATGTGGTGATATTATAAACAccacatttttctcctgttgagACAGACTAGAACTGAAATCAtgcaaaatctattttattttcctcttctttgagAAATCCTGCAAATAATTGGTCTGAGTTTAGATACATTTAGACACACCTTCGTGCTTACATTGAAGACATATGGACTTCACACAGGCATAACAGTCACAGAGTTCACTGTAATCAGCATTTTTATGTCTCTAGAAAGAATGTGATGATTCTTCAACTGTGGTAGTGGTAGATATGTGTTTTGATGAGGGCCCAGCTGTGTGAGGTGTCATAAAACTTGCAGCAAGTCTTAGACTATTCCACAAAGGACTTGCAGCATGTAGAGGTAAAAAGGAGATGAGGTTGGTAACAATGCTTCTGGGGTTCTCACAGTGATGAGGGCATATCAGGTCAGTGCCACAAAAACTGCCAAACTTACTCTCCGCCAGACTATGGCcagctcctttaaaaaaaacccaaaaccaccactgATAAAAAACCTCTAGTAATTATACTAGCGGCCCAAAACTTTTAAGCAATGCTGAAAACACTGAATACTTTTCTCCCTCACCTTGCAACTCACCTGAAACACGAGCTTTCGGCCAGTTTTGAATGCTGTTCTGCAC
Encoded here:
- the ATP5PO gene encoding ATP synthase peripheral stalk subunit OSCP, mitochondrial; its protein translation is MAAVAGLSLKVRQLSASAARPVSKLVKPPIQVYGLEGRYATALYSAATKQKKLEQVEKELSRVWTLLKDPKLSSVVMNPHTKSAVKQKAVNDALAKEKMSPITVNLMNLLAENGRLRSTPDIVSAFGKIMSAYRGEVLCTVTTAQPLDDASLTELKSALSGFLAKGEILKLETKTDPSILGGMIVNIGEKYVDMSTRSKIQKLTKIMRETV